The window taaattgttaaGGTTGTACTATTAGGGCACTCAATATGTTCAATAAACATTTGATTCCATAATGCTTCACGAACGGACCATTTCAAGTTGACGTCATTACCAAGTCTAGCTCTAACCAGTGAATGATCTCATTGTCTATAAAATGGTCTGATTCATACCGTAATAGCATTGCTTTAATCAACTTAAGTGTTAAGAACTAGAACCGTCACGATCTTAAATTTTTGATGGAACGAAACCTTAGTAGGTCAGCTTTATGTCATTTCACCTACATACCTAATTGTTAAATCGACCTTCACTTGTTAGAGTAGACGTCGTCATGGGACTGACCTATAATGTTAACACAGGTTACTTGCCCTAGATGAATTAATCAACTAAAACAGGCGTGAAGATGGACGGTTGAAGTATTGTACCTAATGAACCTGTAGTATAAAATGGTGTAGGATGTAATAAACCGAGTAGATATAATACGTGTAGTGCCCACAAGCCCTACAAAACGTTTCATAGTGCGAAGTCTCTTTTAAGGTAGTCTATGACAGCGAATAAGTCCATTAGTGAATCGAATGGCGTCCAGACATTTTTGCCGCCGTAAATATCGTCCATCATATCCCGTTTTATAGACATTGAGGCGTGTCCGATGGACATTATACGGTCGTTTGACAGTAAATATTAGCTTTTGTTATTTACATTCCTAATTAGGCCGATATTTTCTGTCTGCACATGTTATCAAATGTTCTGGGTTGCGACCTTCATTTGGCGTCGGCCATGCGTTAGGTAATAAGCGTAATGTTATGATTCTTATGACAATTGACTTGTCGGGTTTGTATACGCTATTAGTATAACGTAATTACCCAAATTAGAGTTGGTTGTTTTATGTTAGTGTAAGAATTTGATCTAAATAACGATAAGGTCAAGATACTTTAATCAAGATCTGCTTGTTGGTAAAGCGtggtgcactttttgtgatggggaaaaaatgttaaactcgcgagagcgtaagacgtaagacgcttcgtaagacggacacgtgacctgatcgaaaaactgttacaatttcattgagttttcacttctgccggcactctcggagtgcaacccgttgttttttttctaaatacgAACAATGAAGTATATGTATTACTTTAACACAAGTCAGGTGAAATTGAAGACATGTAACCGCAATATGAGATGATGAAGATACGTATACGGTAACTAGTCTGTCAGATGAGGCCAATGAATGACTTGAGAATGCATAATTGCAAATGTACCAAATTAATTTTGACGTTTCAGTCCTTTTTCTTGAAGTCTGAATATTTTTCTCTTAATGTTTTCTTTAACCaacttcaatttcatagaaggaggaggtccTGTTCGGTTGtggttatgttttatttttatgtttttatattaataataataattggtgtaataataataatgttttcgtgtatttttgttacaggaGCATATAAACTTGGTCGGGACGGACGAGAATTTGGGGCCTGTCGTGATGTCCCTCAAGAGCGAACATATGGCGGGGCACGACCACACCAGGATACTCCTCAGATTACGCACAGAGACCATGCATGGACTCATACCCACCACTAGTAAGTTTATAAATCCAtactaataatatattatatatataaatgcgaaagtgtgtctgtctgtctgttacctcttcacgcttaaaccactgaaacgatttagttgaaatttggcatagagatattttgagtcacggggaaggacataggatagtttgtATGTCGGGAATCATCCCTAAAGAGAGTGAAAAGGGGGGATGTAATTggagagttaatgaattgcctgatcactgatttaaacttatgctcaaattgaatgattgctattacacTTTAACCAGGCGCTATGCTTACACTAGCTGCTGTTACTGATTCCACGCAGTCGAAGtggcgggcaaaagctagtatataatataatttagcctatatacgtttagcagcagtggtggccgagtggatatgacgcctgactttcaatccggaggtcgcgtgttcaaatcctggctcgtaccaatgagtttttctgaacttatgtacgaaatatcatttgatatttaccactagcttttcggtgaaggaaaacatcgtgaggaaacctgcatacatctgcaaagaaattcataggtgtatgtgaagtccccaatccgcattgggctagcgtggggactatagcccaagccctctcgcgcatgagaggaggcctgtgctcagcagtgggacgtaaataggctgaaatgatgatgatgatgatatacgtcccactgctgggcacaggcctcctctcaagctcGAGACGGTTTAGGTTAGGCTATtgtccccacgctggcccaatgcgggttggggactaCCCATACACCTATCcatttcttcgcggatgtatgcaggtttcaccgaaaagctattggtaaatatcaaatgatattccgtacataagtttaCATGTATaaatatacaggatgatttcggggtcgtggagcaagagagccagacatcatacagaatccaaagatgagcctaatgatgttgttaattattgtttatcaccaataatgatgattattttccagatgacaagtaggaaaaaacatttttgcatacaatttggtgaccctactcaatgtgacgtcttgtcgctttccatacagcgtatgtcaaaagtcatagggtgaccataattacttagtataacattaattttacttgaaaaataagaatacctaattaaagtaattatcttttaatcaaatactatcatattataatgtagatcatttacagagtcagaaaaagtggttctggatcacgactcagaaatcaccctgtatacatataataatttagTTTACGACCAAGTACTTACTACGTGAACATTAACTGCTGTAAATACTACACGTTTTTCGAAATTTGCTTGTTAGACTtgaaccaagaaaagtctgcaacgattttgatagtaaacgcagtgcaagtgctattttaaatgtcaaacttttatgatattatgacgtataaataacacttgcactgcgtgtgctatcaaaatcgttgcagacttatcttggtctaggTCTATCAGCGCGTTCAAAAGTGGCCTTGCAGTGGACAAAGTATCGCTTAATCCATTGTTGTTGCCCTTTTCATTGTCAAGGTTACATTTGCCTATAGTAAATTAGCCCTAAAGGAGCAAACGCACAATCGAAACGCCATTACGCATACCATTATTACTAACACACGATGCCATCGCAATCgaaatgtcggcggccgatcgtacgatcaggcatatcgtgaaattcctaggcatatcgtgaaaagTGAAAATCTTTGTCTCgttctctgagtcgacggagccccgcgtcctatttctggacagcttgcccttcgggcatctgaagcaacctaacgaacctatcctaatacctatatattggattaatgtgactatcgtcaaaacattacataggaacattacgatctgcctgatcttacgatcggccgccgacagaaaCACATGGTCTGTGCTGCGTCGGATAATACCTCTGTAGGCCTATTATGCGACAGTATCTCGAGGCGAGATacactacccgtctttttctaactatgttaattaaagagggacaggtagtctatctcgccgcgagatactgtcgcggcaATAATGTGCTAGCCCGGCGTTGGTGTATATCGATTAGTGTAGATTAATTTTGTTGAGTTGGATCTAGTCACAGATTTATTTGACTTAACATGCGTCGCGATGTATCGGGTCGCATGGTGTTCCAATAATGTTCCCGCCAAAGTCATTACACACGGCGTGTTTTACAGTGAATTGATATAGGTACTCGGGAGTTAGTAGCGGTATATTAGGATAGATAAAGTTACTCGTTAGTTGGGATACAGAAGCGAGTCTTAATAGCTAGCAGTAGCGGCGCGTCTAGATTGTTCTTAGGCAAGCCGTAGAAGTTGCTCTTTTACATCATTAGTTTAAAGTAAATGGCCCAAGAGCCATAGCGCCATAAGCGATGGTTAAgatgaataggtacctatcagacaagccgatggtaatcgagttctatggacgctccgccactgaTAGCTAGTCAAAGCGCCCACGAATCGCGCGAGTGCAGCGGTGCAGAAAGTAGTCGTGTGAAAAAAAGAACTCATTTATATATAACATTTCCAATGAGTCAGCAGATTCCTGTAAATCTGGATttgtttataagttttaaagtCTCTCAAGGAAGTTGAATCAAATAAAGTACCGCCGAGGGCAAAGGAAAATCCCCACCGGCAAATCCATAAGCAATTTTAAAAGGGAAGTAATAATGCTTTTGTTTTCAGGATCAGGCGCAATGCCATCGCCGTTAAAAATGGCGAAGATGCTTAACGACCAAGTGAACGTCGACAACTTCATGGCGGTGATGTGCCTCAACGCATCCTCGCTGATCTCAACCTACGACGAGCACGTGCTAGTCGCCACCTTCAAGTTCGGAGTGCTGTACCAGAAGTACGGACAGACGACGGAGGAAGAACTCTTCGGGAACAACGAGACGTCACCCGCTTTCGACGAGTTTCTAGAAATGCTCGGGCAGAGAATCAAGTTGAAAGACCATAAAGGTACGTTAGATGCGCGATAAGAAAGTTTAAGCGATTTTCTGGGTACCCAGATATCTCGCTAATGGACGGTAATTACACAGTTCTTGTAATAGTGGAATATAAAAGTTTTAGTTGATGAAAAATTACGGGCGATTAAAAGTACGAACCTGGTGACTTTTTATTAATGGCCGCCTTATCTTTGCTAGCAGTATTTAGCTTCAACTTTTATGAATATTATGTCATTGTTACAATACCATTATTTCCAATTCCAACTTTATAATAGGGCTTGCCTATAATAGCGATTCTAGTTACGTACAAAATCAGACAATGTAAAATTGACTTTCTTCTTTGTCCTTTTTCATATTGAAAGGAGTTTTTGAGTAtataatttaggaataaaaataaCAACGCCATCATTTCTAGAACACCTTGTGTCATCTTTTAATACTGTGCAAACGGGGagattttttccaaaatgtaTCTCACCCCAATACTTTTCCTCAGGCTACCGCGGCGGTCTCGACATCATGAACGGTCACACCGGCACCGAGGCGGTATACGAGCGATTCTTCGATCGGGAGATTATGTTCCACGTGGCCCCCCTCCTACCGCATACGGCTGGCGACGCGCAGCAGCTACAGAGGAAGAGGCACGTCGGGAACGACATTGTGGCGATTGTTTTTCAGGTAAGACTTCTTTATGAAACCCTGGTAGATATAGCATCAGTGGATGTCTCTTGATACTGTCAGTTATCGGCACGGAGATGGAGTGATATGGGTATATTGGCCGCGAGATCATGTTCCACGTGGCTCTCCTCCTATCGCACACGGCTGGCGACGCGCAGCAGCTGCAGAGGAAGAGGCACGTCGGGAACGACATTGTGGCGATTGTGTTTCAGGTAAGACATCTTTATGAAGCCCTGGTAAAGGTAGCATCACAGTGGAAGTCTCTAACTTACTCTACGTAGTATGGGAAAGTTGTTGAGAGTATTTCGGAAACTTGTGTAATATGCACATATTGCGAAATTACAGCAGCAAGGCTACTAAGCTAGCATCATGCTATCAATCCAATCTAATACCAACAAGTAATTATTGTCGCTATCTATGTGTACGTTGTCTaacgataacgatatgatgaTTCCAGGAAAAGGCAACTCCGTTCACGCCAGACATGATTGCGTCTCATTTCCTGCACGCCTTCATCGTCGTCACGCCCGTGGAGACTACCGGCGGGGAGACCAGGTATACATCCCTCATCCCTAAAATACAGTTAAGAGCTAAGACGAGTTATCGCCACTACTTGGAAAAAGTCTAGTATCTCGCACTGCTACTCAAGTTAAAACGCAGTAACTCTTTATGCATCCCATACATTAgttaccacatttttcttttgattgacagaactagatacgagtttttttcaaagtagtaaCGATATGCaagtgtacctatttaaaaaaaaaactgtcgtTGGATAAACAGCAACCTTATTTTAACATCAGAAAGATTGATTCGGAAATGTTTTCAACTTGTTCTCATGTCTTTATTACGAATTTGCGTTTGATGCACTTTGGGACGCCAAAAAAGTATTATCCTGAATATctacataaagaaaaaaaaactacgctCCTGTTTATGAGTAAACTTTTCGATACTTGAGATACGTTAGAGTGCCATAAAAATGTAGGCATGTACATTTTGCATATACATTTATATAACGTACTTACATTATTATCCCGACCCTTCAGATGGAAAGTTTTCCTCCATTACTCCATACTTCAAATATTATTCCGTACAAGTTATTCACCTTGCCAAAGTTAAATATGTACATCATATTTCTTCTCGGAATCATTCTTCAACTTTTGTTTGTACGAAAATCAATTACCTACCAACATTATACTAACAAGTCTCTTGATCTCCACTgttgttattattttctaatAGCTTCGCATTAAATATTCCCTGAGTTATACGCAATCTCTTTTCCATTTCACTTGGTGGAAGTTTCTTTTATTCTTGTTACGTTACATTTGTCGCTTCTCGAGTGACTTGTTTAACATAAAGTTTGCGTTGCGTCGCAACAACGCACAGACATTATTTGCATGAAGACGTCGTGAAAATGGCTCAGAAAAGGGGAATGGAAATTTTCCTTTGTAATTTATATGCAAACGAATCTTCTGTTGTAATTAGAaagctttttacaagcttttatttactttcacctgtccgttgtctgtctgtctgtctgtctgtcggtctgtaatcaaatcttgcaagttaaatttgatccaattcccggtttccgattgagcatGCATGTATTAAATCGGATGAcaaaatgcaatattatggtatctgatgatggagacaggaggtggacataggactctgtgatgaaacaacgcaacctaattatgttaggggtttttagaattgtctctattgagtattagttgtctgtcgtaagaaaattacagtcagcgataaaaacttgtaccaaaATTTTTTACTAAGAGTTATACTGCTAGGTGTGCTAGTATTTCCAGATTTTATGACGACGTATTTGAGGGAACGCAATTTTACGAGAAAATGCGAAAAAGCCTTTTCAGATGTTGCAGGGTAACTCGTTACCGGAGCTCAAGTGTTGTTTTAAAAGTTTCTCATATTTACGGAAAAATGTACGAGAAAAAGGTAGCGTCTAAAGGTTGTTATAGTAAAAATGTAAGCCGTGACTACCGTGAATTTGAATGGCATGTTTCTGTGTCAAATCAGTAGCGGTTGTCTTCCGTTATTTGTTACATTGTGTTTGTAAAGGACATGGACACTAAACCTAGTACTAGACAGTCGTAACTTAGTATTGACACTTTATCCTAAAACAATGcggattaagtaggtacctaattttgaTAAAAATGGATAGGCACCATAGTTTGTTAACGTAATGTTGCTTGTAATACGTTTTGCGTCAGTTTCTCAAATCTTTGTCATCATCtccttaataaaaataaaacagtcAGTCAGAAATCAGAAATCAAATCAGAAATGAAACAGTTAATTCGCCATGTactaaaatgtcatctttaaaacattcactgccaagacgtatgtgtgttcattttgtactgGAAACCGAAAGAAGATAGTCATTAGTCACGAATCCATAATGAGAATTAGTAAGTTACCTTTCATTTTTTATTTCCAGGTACAAGGTGGCCGTCACCGCTCGTGGAGACGTACCATTTTTCGGGCCGACTCTCCCCCAGCCAGCATACTTCCGCAAAGGGCGCGAGTTCAAAGAGTTCCTCCTCACCAAGCTCATAAACGCCGAGAACGCGTGCTACAAAGCCGAGAAGTTCGCCCAACTCGAGCTGAGAACACGGGCGTCGCTACTGCAGAATTTGGCCGACGAACTGAAGAACAAAACGGTGGAGTTCCTTGGTACGGGGGCGCGGATGGAGGCCGGGGCGGTGTCGCCGCAGCCGGAGGGCACGCCGCGGCAGGAGGGGCCCAGTACGAGGTTCATTGATACTGTGAAGAAGGCGTTCATATCGAAAGTCAGGTATGCATATCTGCATCAACACTAATTACGTTAGCGTTTAAAAGATCGGCAACGGCGTAGCTTAACGCCTGTATATTTAAATACCAGACGGGAGCCAGACAACTTCGAAAAGCGCATTATGGTTGGCATGGTGGATGGAGGACGGGATAGTGGACATCCACCAACCCGCTGGGTGGACTTTGTAAGGAAGGTCTGCCAGGGATCTACACAGGCGCGTATTATTAGGAAGGCGGAAATCCTGCAGAATGGAGAGCCTTGCACAAAATAACGACCTCATGTGGtcgcgaccctcagtcatgaggaatcgaggaagaagaagattcaaATAACCCTATCTATGCTGACAACCCGTCGTGATCGATGAAGATGTGTCGCTATAGATCGAAGTATAGATATATTGCTCTTATGATGTCGATTTTACTCCAACTCCCTATTTAACAAATTTTCAAATACGTCTGTGATTATTTCGTGGTTTCCCTTGATTGAATACATAGCTGATTGCTTCAAAATTAACTGCTTTGTTTCTAGAAACTTTCCAGACTTTTCCATTAAGCAATCAAATAATAATGTAGTACGGTTGTTACTTACGCATAACTTTTGCTTGTTACAGATCACCGAGCGTAGACACGAACCTCTCAGGCGATAGTAGCAAGAATGTTCTGAATAAGAAAATGAGCAGTATGCAAGATACACCCACCCCTAATGTAAGCctatttctaatgttaaaataaggtaagtacccctattaacgagggggttaagcaaGTTTCCCAAAAAGAGCCAAAAATTAAGCATAAACCGGCGGTGTATGGaccaagacatatttttttatgttagtttattaattaaagtttatattattttagtttctggccttgttttagaaaattataaaggaaaaaataattatcaaaaccaaaatatcgAAATCGCCTTTTACCGTGGTAATGGACCGCTGTTACCCAAATACCGCGGATGTgggttcctttttacgaggGTATATAACTCGTTGCATTTTTAGTTCcataattatgataaatattatttaggtatttgaCAATAATGGATGAAATATGGTATATTCAATACATACGCTTTTCATATTATAAgacttatttaattattgaattttaaatagaaatagttggtTCCTTTAACGCTTAAAACATCGTGGGGTAccctttacgagcaagtgtgatgctgtcgaaattcttgtttaatttattacctatctacgttaaataaataggtacatacttaattatttcaacCGGACGTGGAGGGCAAATAGTGCCAAAACGTTCAAGCTATCACAATTATATTCTACACAATACATATACAAGATCtggtgaagcgctggtggcctagcggtgacagcgtgcgacttgcgctctggaggtcgcgggttcaaaccccggctcgtaccaatgagtttttcggaacttatgtacgaagttaccagtcgcttttcggtgaaggaaaacatcgtgaggaaaccggactaatcccaataaggtctagtttaccctctgggttggaaggtcagatggcagtcgctttcgtaaaaactagtgcctacgtcaaatcatgggattagttgtcaagcggaccctaggctttcatgagccgtggcgaaatgccgggataacgcgaggaagaagaagaagacatatACAAGATCTGTGTAAGTTAGTGTTAATGTtgtatgtttgtgttgtgtgtctatttttacataaaatatatttttctactccAGCACTTCTATTTGTCGATTAAATGACTGCCAGTGATTTCTAAACCAGCTACATTTGAAGCACGGTGCGTAGGGGACCGTGTCCTTTGTCTATATGATCACAAATATTACAATAGCCAAAAGTTGAATAActgactgtattaaaaaaaaaactattttctaggcaaagatctaaaaaccaatatttactttgactttatatatcattttatgtttgctgccttatgaaaaaatattatgtgCAACAGTACAACATTAGGTCTGAAAATTGTCGGGCCTTTCTTCGGGCCTTGAATTTTAAAAACCATTTTATTGTGTACCTGGTATACCAAAGAATATCAAaagtattaggtattttaagaaCCTGTTAATTTCGAAGCCATGAAAGTTTTGGGTGGGTCTGTATTAGGTTCTCATACAGCTTATTACCGAGTGATGTCTTTTCTAACCATCGTTAAACGgttcaattcaaataattttaaaactcatttacgactaatcaaaataaatagttatcttgtatttttttaatacgatCAATATGGATGAttccaaatattacaaaacaatggttaaaataaactttataaccatacttctgtttttatatcaatacttGAACGAGTTTCTCAGATAAGGGTTTCTAAGAAAACGTCTGAGAAGGTGTCTAAAATTGTAatcaaaattaagagttcttgCATAGATTTCATACAACGTTAATAGCTCTTTAGTTTTATAGGAggttaaataattcaataacatcaaaagtcaaggaaatgtgcatttatatatgaatataagatcgcttgaatctaaaataccgtttccgttATTACCGAGGTATACATCGAAATTAGGTGTCAGACAAAGAAAATGGAACCTAAcaccgaggtttttaatttcctattttttccCTATTGGCGAGCAAATATCACAAATAAAGTATTTGGGAATCATAAAGATAATAACTAAGAATCAATCTCAAGTCTTAGTctttccataatatttaccattattACGCTAATCACTAAATAGAATACGCGTTTACTTACTTGAGGTGTTGCGTGTTAGTATGGAGCAACCAAATCTTGCGCTCTTGATACGCTAGTTTACGTTTTTCGACTTGTTTTTGTGATGTTTTTGTAGTAGTGTTATACTTATTCGACAGTCAAAAGATAAGGCTTTATTTCTGTGTTCTTAGATTCAAAGAAAGTTAATAAGCTTTCTTATTAAACGctattttgtacataccgcggtAATGAATGCCAATTTTAACGgggtcgttaataggggtacttaccttatagTATATTTTTAAACTCGTCATGTAAGTCGGTATTAAATACAAGGAGATATTGAGTTTAGAATATTGCCGTCTTTAGTTAATGAACTAATCATTTTCAATGCTCTTTCGGCTCACCCAGTCTAAAACGTGTCACTTGTGGGTCATTGTTAGCTTTTCAAGTCAGTTTATAAGCGTAGTGCTTTGAAAATGTACCTAccgtcaaccggggtgaataggaATATATAGCTGAGGTGAATAgggaaaaaacataaaatatgatTTACCTGTCGTCAAAAATACCCACACAAATAGTATcatatataatttactattattttcaatcgaatgatacaatttgtgtgggtatttttgaagaaattgtCTGGGTAATCGCATTTTAATGTTAGTCCCTTTGTGTGGGtatttttgaagaaattgtCTGGGTAATCGCATTTTAATGTTagtccctattcaccccagcgttccctattcaccccggttgacggTATTCTTTTCATTAGTGTTActgttcaatttttttttatatctaccTCATCTTATTTACGAACTTGTATTTTCAGAGTGGCCGTTCTAAAACGTCAGTAGCGTCATCGTCAGCGAGCGCGGTTTCCGTGCGGTCGGCCGGCGGCTCGGACGCGTCCAGCCCCGACGTGACGTCACGCGCCGCCGGCCCGCGCCCGCCCATGCACGACCACAGCGACGACTCCAGTTTGAACTCTGTGGATTTGGATCCTCTTGGTGAGTTATGAACTCCTGGTACTTTTTATGATGAAACAGTTGTTTTATTACGTTTTATTATGAGACAGTTAGCGATCTAGAGCTAAGACTGTTAAAAACGATCTTATTCTAGAATAAGAAGCTAATCTTAGGCATGGACGAATAAAACAAGAAGAGAGACATTATCTATACAAAGTCCAATCCGCCATCTTGAGCGGGAGTTATTTTCACCTGAGATCTAGGCATCCAAATATATGGCGTCCAACAAAATGGATATAAGCGAGACCTGGTCTTGCTTTTTAATAAGTCAACTTCCATTCAATACATTTCGCTGCGGAAACCGAAATTAGAGGTCTTAGCGCCTAAGAAAATGGATGGCACTGAGACCTGCTTGCGTTAGAGACGCCATCTGGTAGGTAATATGATTTGATTACGTAATTTTATATAGACGTAGTCGGTCTTCTTGTGTTATTCTTCcatattaatataaaacataAAAGGGTAAGTAAAATCATCGCTTACTGATCATCACAAACCTAAACTCAAATTAATTCATTAGACATGTTTAATAGTAATTATTTGAGATAATTGCGTGTTTTGTGATTGAATTGAATTTTTCTTCAATTAGACGACAAGGACTGGCTGAGTTGTGGTAAAAGTGCAACAGGTTAGTCCTGTAGAGTGTGTAGACATCGTAGAGTAGTCACTGTTGTCCACAAGAAAAGATaatttagactagaggaatattgtcaaagtaaattatgtaaagtgtcattctatggaacttgctaattatgtaaacaaaccgctatACTGAAATCATCGTTCAGtaacagtttcaatatggcggtttgtttacatagttagaaagttcatagaatgacactttagtcagtacatttactaaATACTGTACTGTGCTGACTAGTAGAGTAGGTACGACTACCTAATTTACTTTGAgaatattcctctatttcaaattctctttgccaCAAGCATGATTGTAGTACACTGCatatgtttattaaaaaaatagctAAAAGTTTTTAAATCATGTATTGAATCTTCATTGTCTGCTTAATAAATAGGTGACTCAGGATCGCTCCTAAGAAAATGCATGAATATTACTTTCTTCTAAGGAAAATCTACCAACGAAAAACTTTTTGTTTTACTTGGTGTCTATATTTtagttttcaataaaataaaacgtgaTATCTGTAAATTTATACTTGAAAATGATTTGTAGTCGATGTTAAAGCCTTTACACAAGTTATACGTAACGTGTAGATACCGATAGTTTCGA of the Cydia fagiglandana chromosome 17, ilCydFagi1.1, whole genome shotgun sequence genome contains:
- the LOC134672385 gene encoding rap1 GTPase-activating protein 1 isoform X8, yielding MEAQELIVFRDFSVFFTCHETVKEVSRIENRRTVSLGDRLPYGTDPRVPPAHGTVAPASPGAAAAQRKVALACQASRRLLEDTLAKPGTPPTIVQPPNGGYWVDGVDETPDEDHEPRSQPGTPRQAGRRHNIDTDDIAKYYRRFFLGKEHINLVGTDENLGPVVMSLKSEHMAGHDHTRILLRLRTETMHGLIPTTRSGAMPSPLKMAKMLNDQVNVDNFMAVMCLNASSLISTYDEHVLVATFKFGVLYQKYGQTTEEELFGNNETSPAFDEFLEMLGQRIKLKDHKGYRGGLDIMNGHTGTEAVYERFFDREIMFHVAPLLPHTAGDAQQLQRKRHVGNDIVAIVFQEKATPFTPDMIASHFLHAFIVVTPVETTGGETRYKVAVTARGDVPFFGPTLPQPAYFRKGREFKEFLLTKLINAENACYKAEKFAQLELRTRASLLQNLADELKNKTVEFLGTGARMEAGAVSPQPEGTPRQEGPSTRFIDTVKKAFISKVRSPSVDTNLSGDSSKNVLNKKMSSMQDTPTPNSGRSKTSVASSSASAVSVRSAGGSDASSPDVTSRAAGPRPPMHDHSDDSSLNSVDLDPLDDKDWLSCGKSATGGVYVDSDTGLESMSSAEAGANPRGEPPVAPRADAELLRQEVCKLKNDKLDLLKQNISWQNEIKCLREKEMTLQAKLDAAARELRRLRDQQGSTIIPNPSTHDSTA
- the LOC134672385 gene encoding rap1 GTPase-activating protein 1 isoform X1, with the protein product MKSKVGKKYLPTGGQKESYVLVTARRRYMKKLMRQHVAAPWSSTTTGGARAQHELFELLERVQCSRLDDQRAVLPPYFSQVFFTCHETVKEVSRIENRRTVSLGDRLPYGTDPRVPPAHGTVAPASPGAAAAQRKVALACQASRRLLEDTLAKPGTPPTIVQPPNGGYWVDGVDETPDEDHEPRSQPGTPRQAGRRHNIDTDDIAKYYRRFFLGKEHINLVGTDENLGPVVMSLKSEHMAGHDHTRILLRLRTETMHGLIPTTRSGAMPSPLKMAKMLNDQVNVDNFMAVMCLNASSLISTYDEHVLVATFKFGVLYQKYGQTTEEELFGNNETSPAFDEFLEMLGQRIKLKDHKGYRGGLDIMNGHTGTEAVYERFFDREIMFHVAPLLPHTAGDAQQLQRKRHVGNDIVAIVFQEKATPFTPDMIASHFLHAFIVVTPVETTGGETRYKVAVTARGDVPFFGPTLPQPAYFRKGREFKEFLLTKLINAENACYKAEKFAQLELRTRASLLQNLADELKNKTVEFLGTGARMEAGAVSPQPEGTPRQEGPSTRFIDTVKKAFISKVRSPSVDTNLSGDSSKNVLNKKMSSMQDTPTPNSGRSKTSVASSSASAVSVRSAGGSDASSPDVTSRAAGPRPPMHDHSDDSSLNSVDLDPLDDKDWLSCGKSATGGVYVDSDTGLESMSSAEAGANPRGEPPVAPRADAELLRQEVCKLKNDKLDLLKQNISWQNEIKCLREKEMTLQAKLDAAARELRRLRDQQGSTIIPNPSTHDSTA
- the LOC134672385 gene encoding rap1 GTPase-activating protein 1 isoform X2, which produces MLKIQMLDSIVSNEADENQEPQQNGRQHVAAPWSSTTTGGARAQHELFELLERVQCSRLDDQRAVLPPYFSQVFFTCHETVKEVSRIENRRTVSLGDRLPYGTDPRVPPAHGTVAPASPGAAAAQRKVALACQASRRLLEDTLAKPGTPPTIVQPPNGGYWVDGVDETPDEDHEPRSQPGTPRQAGRRHNIDTDDIAKYYRRFFLGKEHINLVGTDENLGPVVMSLKSEHMAGHDHTRILLRLRTETMHGLIPTTRSGAMPSPLKMAKMLNDQVNVDNFMAVMCLNASSLISTYDEHVLVATFKFGVLYQKYGQTTEEELFGNNETSPAFDEFLEMLGQRIKLKDHKGYRGGLDIMNGHTGTEAVYERFFDREIMFHVAPLLPHTAGDAQQLQRKRHVGNDIVAIVFQEKATPFTPDMIASHFLHAFIVVTPVETTGGETRYKVAVTARGDVPFFGPTLPQPAYFRKGREFKEFLLTKLINAENACYKAEKFAQLELRTRASLLQNLADELKNKTVEFLGTGARMEAGAVSPQPEGTPRQEGPSTRFIDTVKKAFISKVRSPSVDTNLSGDSSKNVLNKKMSSMQDTPTPNSGRSKTSVASSSASAVSVRSAGGSDASSPDVTSRAAGPRPPMHDHSDDSSLNSVDLDPLDDKDWLSCGKSATGGVYVDSDTGLESMSSAEAGANPRGEPPVAPRADAELLRQEVCKLKNDKLDLLKQNISWQNEIKCLREKEMTLQAKLDAAARELRRLRDQQGSTIIPNPSTHDSTA